One segment of Methanolinea mesophila DNA contains the following:
- a CDS encoding histone family protein has protein sequence MADLPIAAVVRIAKQNGAERVGSDAAAALVAKTEDYIANLVKEANRLAMHAGRKTIKEEDVDLAAKSA, from the coding sequence GTGGCAGATTTACCTATCGCTGCAGTCGTAAGGATTGCCAAGCAGAACGGAGCAGAGAGAGTCGGTAGCGATGCCGCGGCTGCTCTTGTCGCAAAGACCGAAGACTACATTGCAAACCTGGTCAAGGAAGCAAACCGGCTTGCGATGCACGCAGGCAGAAAGACTATCAAGGAAGAGGACGTGGATCTCGCGGCAAAGTCCGCGTAA
- a CDS encoding PAS domain-containing sensor histidine kinase has product MNNEEQFFRNLIDTSHDWEELLGPDNLYIYLSPACERITGYSPEEFIADPDLLESIVHPEDGRILKEHRDRIFHEFRDETCCLDFRIIARDGEIRWINHCCRPLFDDRGEFIGRRGSNRDITVRKKAEEDLQALADRYQLLHEEYEVANEELRSQNDELHLFSEKVAFQERKLQGILSSMEDFVYIVDRDGTCVYVNAAVAKAVSGEPADLCGRSVEDIWDRAGVVMESIGSFRADLAAAFLTGTSKTGENVFRDPEGIRWRLYTIHPLRDESGDQKTALVTSRDITRMKVAERDLKKSHRELMDIIEFLPDATFVLDDRQQVIAWNRAIETMTSVPKENILGKGNYLYSIPFYGEERPMLNDFVITGKRDIGHLYDIFEDRDDVVIAETFAPGFNNGSGAHLWAKASVIRDDEGRTIGAIETIRDITAKRRVEEELLRKNTELSDMNRKLNVLYEELAEIEEELRQNYDEIVRGERALRESTILFSKAESIAHLGSWDLDVRTNRLTWSDEVYRIFGLEPGVFGATYEAFLDAVHPDDRDAVDAAYLGSLREGVDHYEIEHRIVRKDTGEVRSVHEKCEHYRDGTGSIIRSVGMVHDITGRIRAAEELAAKNQELAAKNEELVVLNEDLAEKEEELRQNLDELGKSERTLRETTQYLENLIGYANAPIIVWNPEYRITRFNRAFEVLVGKNAEEVVGMPLESLFPGRCRDANMNLIRKTSKGERWESVEIPVVTNTGEIRTVLWNSATLYEPDGTTVHSVIAQGQDITGRKEMDARLRRKAEELARSNEELERFAYVASHDLREPLRMVTSFSQLLQQRYQGKLDADADEFIDYVVEGGKRMDALVNDLLEFSRINSRARPLAPTDMNVVVEDALKSLSVSTKESGARIEVGYLPTVPVDRTQIAQVFQNLISNAIKFRGEDVPWIRIGATRKDEFWVFSVRDNGIGIDPDYAETIFEIFKRLHTKEQYPGTGIGLAISRRIVERHGGRIWVESDIGKGSTFAFTIPAGDTFS; this is encoded by the coding sequence GTGAATAATGAGGAACAATTCTTTCGGAACCTGATCGATACCAGCCATGACTGGGAAGAGCTGCTTGGACCGGATAACCTGTATATCTACCTCTCTCCGGCGTGCGAGCGCATTACGGGATATTCCCCGGAAGAATTTATTGCGGACCCGGACCTGTTGGAATCGATCGTCCATCCCGAAGACGGGAGAATCCTGAAAGAACACCGGGATCGAATTTTTCATGAATTCAGGGATGAAACCTGCTGCCTGGACTTCCGGATAATAGCCCGTGACGGGGAGATCCGATGGATAAACCATTGTTGCAGGCCGTTGTTCGACGACCGGGGAGAATTTATCGGTCGCCGCGGGAGCAACCGGGACATCACGGTGAGAAAGAAGGCCGAAGAAGATCTCCAGGCCCTTGCGGACCGTTACCAGCTGTTGCACGAAGAGTACGAGGTCGCAAACGAAGAACTGAGATCCCAGAACGATGAACTTCACCTGTTCTCCGAGAAGGTCGCCTTCCAGGAGAGAAAACTCCAGGGTATACTATCCTCGATGGAAGACTTCGTGTACATCGTGGACCGGGACGGTACGTGTGTATATGTGAATGCCGCGGTGGCAAAGGCAGTTTCCGGTGAGCCCGCCGATCTTTGCGGGAGATCGGTCGAGGATATCTGGGACCGGGCAGGCGTGGTGATGGAATCCATCGGGTCATTCCGGGCAGACCTCGCCGCTGCATTTCTGACCGGGACATCGAAGACCGGGGAGAATGTCTTCCGCGATCCGGAAGGGATCAGGTGGCGGCTTTATACCATCCATCCGTTACGCGACGAGAGCGGAGACCAGAAGACCGCGCTGGTCACCTCAAGGGACATCACCAGGATGAAGGTGGCCGAACGGGATCTGAAAAAATCCCATCGTGAGCTGATGGACATCATCGAGTTCCTCCCGGACGCGACCTTTGTCCTTGACGACCGCCAGCAGGTCATCGCCTGGAACAGGGCAATTGAGACGATGACTTCTGTCCCGAAGGAGAATATCCTCGGGAAGGGGAACTACCTGTACTCCATCCCGTTCTACGGGGAGGAGAGGCCTATGCTGAATGACTTCGTCATCACCGGAAAGCGGGACATCGGGCATCTTTACGATATCTTCGAGGACCGCGATGACGTCGTGATCGCCGAGACGTTCGCTCCCGGGTTCAATAACGGAAGCGGAGCACATCTCTGGGCAAAAGCATCGGTGATCAGGGACGACGAGGGCAGAACCATCGGGGCCATCGAGACCATCCGTGACATCACCGCAAAACGGAGGGTGGAAGAGGAGCTGCTCCGGAAAAACACCGAACTCTCGGATATGAACCGGAAACTGAACGTCCTCTATGAAGAGCTTGCCGAGATCGAGGAAGAACTGCGCCAGAACTATGATGAGATCGTGAGAGGCGAACGTGCGCTCCGTGAGAGTACAATACTGTTCTCCAAAGCGGAATCAATTGCCCACCTCGGGAGCTGGGATCTTGATGTGCGTACCAACCGTCTTACCTGGTCGGATGAAGTGTACCGGATATTCGGCCTCGAACCGGGTGTATTCGGCGCGACATATGAGGCCTTCCTGGACGCGGTGCACCCTGATGATCGCGACGCGGTGGACGCTGCATACCTGGGGTCCCTTCGCGAGGGCGTGGATCACTACGAGATCGAGCACAGGATCGTACGGAAAGACACCGGCGAGGTGAGATCTGTCCACGAAAAGTGCGAACATTACCGGGACGGGACAGGCTCGATCATCAGGTCGGTCGGAATGGTGCACGATATCACCGGGAGGATCCGGGCGGCCGAAGAACTTGCCGCCAAGAACCAGGAACTTGCCGCCAAGAACGAGGAACTTGTCGTCCTGAACGAGGACCTCGCGGAGAAGGAGGAAGAGCTCCGCCAGAACCTGGACGAACTCGGGAAGAGCGAACGCACGCTCCGGGAGACTACACAGTACCTGGAGAACCTGATCGGATATGCCAATGCCCCGATCATCGTATGGAACCCTGAGTACCGGATCACACGGTTCAACCGGGCGTTCGAGGTACTTGTAGGGAAAAATGCGGAGGAAGTGGTGGGAATGCCCCTCGAGAGCCTGTTTCCCGGCAGATGCAGGGATGCGAACATGAACCTGATCCGGAAGACCTCGAAGGGAGAGCGGTGGGAATCCGTGGAAATCCCGGTTGTTACGAACACCGGGGAGATTCGGACGGTGTTGTGGAACTCTGCCACGTTGTACGAACCGGACGGGACCACCGTCCACTCCGTGATCGCCCAGGGGCAGGATATCACGGGCCGGAAAGAGATGGACGCAAGACTTCGGAGGAAAGCCGAAGAGCTCGCGAGATCGAACGAAGAACTGGAGCGTTTCGCGTACGTGGCGTCCCACGACCTCCGCGAACCGCTTCGCATGGTGACGAGTTTCTCCCAGCTGCTCCAGCAGCGCTACCAGGGAAAACTCGATGCCGATGCGGACGAGTTCATCGATTACGTGGTCGAGGGCGGAAAAAGGATGGACGCCCTGGTAAACGACCTCCTCGAGTTCTCCAGGATCAATTCAAGGGCAAGACCGCTTGCCCCGACCGACATGAACGTAGTGGTGGAGGATGCCCTCAAAAGCCTCTCGGTCTCCACGAAGGAGAGCGGGGCGAGGATCGAGGTGGGATATCTTCCCACGGTCCCTGTGGACCGCACGCAGATCGCCCAGGTATTCCAGAACCTGATCTCCAACGCGATCAAGTTCAGGGGGGAGGATGTCCCCTGGATCCGGATTGGAGCCACCCGTAAGGATGAGTTCTGGGTCTTTTCAGTCCGGGACAACGGGATAGGGATCGATCCTGACTATGCCGAGACCATATTTGAGATCTTCAAGCGGCTTCACACCAAGGAGCAGTACCCGGGAACCGGTATCGGGCTCGCGATCTCCCGGAGGATCGTGGAACGACATGGAGGGAGGATATGGGTGGAATCCGATATCGGTAAGGGTTCGACCTTCGCATTCACAATCCCGGCAGGGGATACGTTCTCCTGA
- a CDS encoding PKD domain-containing protein: protein MRYIAYLSLVILLLFLSGAGTASADPIPPLVAGFSANQTSGFSPLTVQFTDTSTGTGIFSYMWNFGDGSPIGTYPDPIHTFTAESSTVYNVTLVVTNFETSSTASTFITVNVSGPPPEPPVAEFDADPDQGPSPLEVHFTDLSTGTPPLSYLWDFGDGGPVSTQENPVHIFTSDYTRTFPVTLTVTNTAGSSFVVHNVVVESSCPPAPGRHFNVTLPSGWNLFSTPILLDPDQAKLERLLRFSGDDCLIVLGWNDGSWFIPSGDYTLSPLDALYIKMKRAGIVSLYPSDEVSAPPTRVLDAGINLIGPAPAFTSGVFPAMPLDQALISIQEGANHGLGYLMVISPSLNQPGWGYARGGPVQDLLPYKGYWVVMQNAGTLIGFSTTPLPPEPALPIDPHTIPKWVNQLNGPPPVYVGDEDGRYEITMSSFCQQILPPPFPETEVWGYGGEAKDGVTGQPLGFVRNSPAPSFEAEKDIPVTVKWENQIEDPHLFAVDPTLHWANPNQMPHPIPPFNPYPPGYPDAQYPVPLVTHLHGAEVQSTSDGGPEQWFTSTGLHGMDYRTEEPTDPDSAVYIYPNSQQPATLWYHDHALGITRINVMSGLAGFYLLRDEDDPVGAVLPQGKYEVPLAIQDRVFLSDGSIFFPSVGNVPDVHPYWNPEFFGDTIMVNGMVWPNMNVDRAAYRFRLLDGSNARFYTLTLSNGMNFTQIGSDGGYLKTAAEQNELTIAPGERADILIDFSSLAPGTKVILMNDAPTPFPSGDAVDPATTGQIIQFTVTSGVGPGMPVLPAELNPTLNGTFPTLPDPVNTRILTLQEVVSPEDEPLEILLDGQKWMAPVSELPVQGTTEEWMIVNPTMDTHPIHLHLVQFQLVSRQAFDVDTYQTDWIALNGEPPLDHPTINVPNLTPYLLGSPSGPLPSETGWKDTVQMNPGEVTTIRIRWAQQDGDEYPFDPTIGPGYVWHCHIIDHEDNEMMRPYMVVA from the coding sequence GTGCGATACATAGCGTACTTATCGTTAGTAATCCTGCTCCTTTTCCTCTCGGGTGCGGGGACGGCATCTGCCGACCCCATCCCTCCTCTCGTGGCAGGTTTTTCCGCAAATCAGACTTCAGGATTCTCCCCCCTCACGGTGCAGTTCACCGATACGTCGACCGGGACAGGCATCTTCAGTTATATGTGGAACTTCGGTGACGGTTCTCCTATCGGGACCTATCCCGACCCGATCCATACGTTCACGGCCGAAAGCTCCACGGTCTATAATGTGACCCTCGTAGTGACCAATTTCGAGACTTCGAGCACAGCCTCGACATTTATCACCGTGAATGTCTCCGGCCCGCCGCCCGAGCCCCCGGTGGCTGAGTTCGACGCCGATCCGGATCAGGGACCTTCCCCTCTCGAGGTGCATTTCACCGATCTCTCGACCGGGACCCCTCCCTTGAGCTACCTATGGGACTTTGGGGACGGGGGCCCGGTCTCCACCCAGGAGAACCCGGTTCATATCTTTACCTCGGACTACACCCGGACATTTCCCGTCACTCTCACGGTGACGAATACCGCCGGGTCAAGTTTCGTGGTGCACAATGTGGTCGTAGAGTCCTCCTGCCCGCCCGCTCCCGGACGGCACTTCAACGTCACTTTGCCGAGCGGATGGAACCTCTTCTCGACCCCGATCCTGCTCGACCCGGACCAGGCGAAACTGGAACGGCTTCTCCGGTTCTCCGGCGACGATTGTCTCATCGTCCTTGGGTGGAATGATGGGTCCTGGTTCATTCCTTCCGGGGATTACACCCTCTCCCCGCTCGATGCCCTCTATATCAAGATGAAACGCGCCGGGATAGTCTCCCTGTATCCCTCCGACGAGGTCTCCGCACCCCCGACGAGGGTGCTCGACGCCGGGATAAACCTGATAGGCCCGGCTCCGGCGTTCACTTCCGGCGTGTTCCCTGCGATGCCGCTCGACCAGGCCCTGATCAGCATTCAGGAAGGTGCAAACCACGGACTCGGGTACCTCATGGTGATCAGCCCGTCCCTGAATCAGCCGGGATGGGGGTATGCCAGGGGCGGGCCGGTCCAGGACCTGCTTCCCTATAAGGGCTACTGGGTCGTGATGCAGAACGCAGGGACCCTTATCGGGTTCTCGACCACTCCTCTCCCTCCCGAACCGGCACTGCCAATCGATCCGCACACTATTCCCAAATGGGTGAACCAACTGAACGGACCGCCGCCGGTCTACGTGGGGGACGAGGATGGACGCTACGAAATTACCATGTCAAGTTTCTGCCAGCAGATCCTCCCCCCGCCATTCCCGGAGACCGAGGTCTGGGGCTACGGCGGTGAGGCGAAGGATGGTGTTACCGGTCAGCCCCTCGGATTTGTGAGGAACTCTCCCGCCCCCAGCTTCGAAGCAGAGAAAGACATACCGGTCACGGTGAAGTGGGAGAACCAGATTGAGGACCCCCACCTGTTCGCCGTGGATCCCACGCTCCACTGGGCAAATCCGAACCAGATGCCGCACCCGATCCCGCCGTTCAACCCCTATCCGCCCGGTTATCCCGATGCGCAGTATCCTGTCCCGCTGGTAACCCACCTCCACGGAGCGGAAGTCCAGTCCACTTCGGACGGAGGCCCGGAACAGTGGTTCACCTCGACCGGACTGCACGGGATGGACTACCGGACTGAAGAGCCGACAGACCCGGATTCCGCGGTGTACATCTATCCCAACAGCCAGCAGCCGGCGACCCTGTGGTATCATGACCATGCGCTCGGCATCACCAGGATCAACGTGATGTCCGGACTCGCCGGGTTCTATCTCTTAAGAGACGAGGACGACCCGGTTGGTGCGGTCCTTCCGCAGGGGAAGTACGAGGTACCCCTTGCAATCCAGGACCGTGTGTTCCTCTCTGACGGCTCCATATTCTTCCCGTCCGTTGGAAACGTCCCGGACGTCCACCCCTACTGGAACCCCGAGTTCTTCGGCGATACCATCATGGTGAACGGGATGGTCTGGCCGAACATGAACGTGGACAGGGCGGCATACCGGTTCAGGCTGCTCGACGGGTCCAATGCACGGTTCTACACACTCACGCTGTCGAACGGCATGAATTTCACCCAGATTGGGAGCGATGGCGGATATCTCAAGACGGCGGCGGAGCAAAACGAGCTCACCATCGCCCCGGGAGAGCGTGCGGATATCCTGATTGACTTCTCGAGCCTTGCTCCCGGGACAAAGGTGATCCTGATGAACGACGCACCGACGCCGTTCCCCAGCGGGGATGCCGTCGACCCCGCCACGACAGGCCAGATCATCCAGTTCACCGTGACGTCGGGCGTGGGGCCGGGGATGCCCGTCCTCCCCGCCGAATTGAACCCGACCCTGAACGGGACCTTCCCCACCCTCCCTGATCCGGTGAACACCAGGATCCTGACCCTCCAGGAGGTCGTGAGTCCGGAAGACGAACCGCTGGAGATTCTCCTTGACGGGCAGAAGTGGATGGCGCCGGTATCAGAACTTCCGGTCCAGGGAACCACCGAGGAGTGGATGATCGTTAATCCCACCATGGATACCCACCCCATTCACCTCCACCTGGTACAGTTCCAGCTGGTCAGCAGGCAGGCGTTCGATGTCGACACTTACCAGACCGACTGGATCGCCCTGAACGGCGAGCCCCCGCTCGACCATCCCACGATAAACGTGCCCAACCTTACGCCTTACCTGCTTGGAAGCCCGTCGGGGCCACTCCCGAGCGAGACCGGGTGGAAGGATACCGTCCAGATGAACCCCGGTGAAGTGACTACCATCAGGATCCGCTGGGCCCAGCAGGACGGCGACGAATATCCGTTCGATCCCACGATCGGACCGGGATATGTATGGCACTGCCACATCATCGACCACGAGGATAACGAGATGATGCGGCCCTACATGGTAGTCGCCTGA
- the hisD gene encoding histidinol dehydrogenase, with product MWKEVSIDTWIAGRASSLEDVRQNVAGIIERVRNEGDAALKAMSRHVVLEDVAVHEEEIAAAYESVDDAVVERLIEAEARIEQFHELQRPRGLWLDSIEPGIVFGVKTTPLHRVGIYVPGGRAAYPSTALMCSVPARVAGVREICACSPPPVKPLTLVALDIAGVTEIYNAGGAQAIAAMALGTETVRPVQKIVGPGNVYVTMAKMMLREKVEIDFPAGPSEVAIIADRTADPEIVASDILAQAEHDPDAACLLITTDRDLPGKVGKAVAAMTQNAPRREIIEKALLNSGYVVVRNLDEAVALSDQVAPEHLSIQTEDSLALVTRVENAGAIFVGRFSAVASGDYAVGTNHVLPTAGYAKLYSGLDVNHFCKTASVEMVDRTGLEAIGDIVETIAEAEGLFAHAESVRVRRRKH from the coding sequence ATGTGGAAGGAAGTCTCTATCGACACCTGGATTGCAGGGAGAGCCTCCAGTCTTGAGGATGTACGGCAGAATGTAGCCGGGATCATCGAAAGGGTGCGGAATGAAGGCGATGCCGCGCTGAAGGCCATGTCCCGTCACGTGGTGCTGGAGGACGTCGCGGTGCATGAAGAGGAGATCGCAGCCGCGTACGAGAGCGTCGATGATGCGGTCGTGGAGCGGCTCATCGAGGCCGAGGCACGCATCGAGCAGTTCCACGAACTCCAGAGGCCCCGGGGCCTCTGGCTCGACTCGATCGAACCGGGGATCGTATTCGGGGTCAAGACGACCCCCCTGCACAGGGTCGGCATCTACGTGCCCGGCGGCCGCGCCGCCTATCCATCGACCGCCCTGATGTGCTCGGTACCCGCACGGGTGGCGGGAGTCCGCGAGATATGCGCCTGCTCGCCTCCCCCCGTCAAACCGCTTACCCTTGTCGCCCTCGACATCGCCGGTGTGACCGAAATTTACAACGCGGGCGGGGCACAGGCGATCGCCGCAATGGCGCTCGGTACCGAAACGGTCCGCCCGGTGCAGAAGATCGTCGGACCGGGAAACGTGTATGTCACCATGGCGAAGATGATGCTCCGGGAGAAGGTGGAGATCGACTTTCCCGCAGGCCCGAGCGAGGTCGCGATCATCGCGGACCGCACCGCCGATCCCGAGATCGTGGCATCCGACATCCTCGCCCAGGCGGAGCACGACCCCGATGCGGCCTGCCTCCTGATCACCACGGACCGGGACCTGCCCGGGAAGGTAGGGAAGGCGGTCGCCGCAATGACACAGAATGCCCCCCGGCGTGAGATAATCGAGAAAGCATTGCTGAATTCCGGGTATGTGGTCGTCCGGAACCTCGATGAGGCGGTCGCGCTCTCTGACCAGGTCGCCCCCGAACATCTCTCGATCCAGACCGAGGACTCCCTTGCCCTGGTGACCCGGGTTGAGAATGCAGGGGCGATTTTTGTCGGGCGGTTCTCGGCGGTCGCGAGCGGTGATTATGCTGTAGGGACAAACCACGTCCTTCCGACCGCAGGATACGCGAAACTTTACTCAGGACTCGATGTGAACCACTTCTGTAAAACGGCATCGGTCGAGATGGTAGACCGGACCGGTCTCGAGGCGATCGGGGACATCGTCGAAACGATCGCGGAGGCGGAAGGACTGTTCGCCCACGCGGAATCGGTACGGGTCCGGCGCCGGAAACACTGA
- a CDS encoding PAS domain S-box protein, translated as MIRVLYVDDEPGLLELARLFIEKLGNFSVDTVESAYGALEKIDIGDYDVIVSDYQMPGMDGLELLKKLRASGDTTPFLIFTGKGREEVVIKAFENGADFYIQKGGDPNAQFAELSHKIRQVMNLRQAETALRENEEKYRNLVEKANEAILIAQDGIILFANPRLAEILGIPANDLEGTQVSDYVHQDDLEMVMSRHVHRLSGEDVPDTYEFRVIGSNGQIYWVVVHATRIQWKERPALLILLDDVTARKQAEEELLASNEQLAAANEELKHQFHLLSQKNEELHGAYEQLAAAEEELRQNYDELAQNQKLLTESEGRFRRIIETAFEGVWQMDDQLRTTFVNSRMAEMLGYTPEEMLGRKITAFMPEEELPGHEALIERRHRGNGDHYERRLIRKDGRVIWTLVSATAVTDRDGRFLGSFAMLSDITDRKKAEEELRESRERLENIIDFLPDATFVIDPGGRVIAWNRAIEEMTGIKAEDILGKGNYEYALPFYRERRPILVDLVLKDDPDVAAQYPFIIQDGEKLISEVTLPQFHEGKGGHFWFTSTPLYDTNGSIAGAIESIRDITDRKQAEDELQRETYELGAAYEELAASEEELAQSFDEMQKSHARLERSERRFRQLFEAMFEGVALHEIVYDKDGAPSDYRILAVNPSFERILGIGRESVRGKTSRAVYGMAEPPFLDIYARVVESGVPESFETYVPGMDKYFRISVYSPHIHQFVTIFEDITDRKTAEIALTEARDQVNATHRLAHIGVFSWNAEKDIITWSPELYRILGRDPACPIPSFQGLEPCFTPASWKDLKAVSLRTLDQGEPIDIELEIVRPDGTICLTHTIGGPIRDSSGRITGIHGTVQDTTRRRQAENELRERERFLSTLISNLPGFAYRCRNDRDWTMEFISDGCEAVTGYSPVDFIGNATLAFNDIIHPEYRDKLWDTWQEDLEHRTVFEEEYPIITRDGNIRWVWERGRGVFSGDGTLLFLEGFITDITGRKQAEEALRQAYRQLKILTGITRHDILNSIMVAEGYLQIMEGSDGARQGECCKKVHQSIRKIQRQIEFTREYEDLGSNEPIWHPLPAILRDMDIPDAMNPQIDVAGVEILADPALPKVFENLLDNTLRHGGKKVSGVRVTCEVCEDELLVTWEDDGVGVPEDEKERIFDRGYGKNTGLGLFLAQEVLGVTGIGINEKGIPGDGARFVIRVPRGGYRFTTGSGRD; from the coding sequence GTGATACGCGTCCTCTATGTCGACGACGAGCCCGGTTTGCTCGAACTCGCCAGGCTCTTCATAGAGAAACTGGGAAATTTCTCCGTCGATACGGTGGAGTCCGCGTATGGTGCCCTCGAAAAGATCGACATCGGGGACTACGACGTAATCGTCTCTGATTACCAGATGCCGGGCATGGACGGGCTCGAACTCCTCAAAAAACTCCGTGCTTCGGGAGATACCACCCCCTTCCTCATCTTCACCGGGAAAGGGCGTGAAGAGGTTGTCATCAAGGCATTCGAGAACGGGGCCGACTTTTATATCCAGAAAGGGGGCGACCCGAATGCACAGTTCGCGGAACTCTCTCACAAGATCCGGCAGGTGATGAACCTCCGCCAGGCGGAAACAGCGCTCCGCGAGAACGAGGAAAAATACCGGAATCTCGTGGAGAAAGCGAACGAGGCGATCCTCATCGCCCAGGACGGGATAATCCTGTTCGCGAACCCGCGTCTGGCGGAGATACTCGGAATCCCGGCGAATGACCTCGAAGGAACGCAGGTTTCGGACTACGTCCACCAGGACGACCTCGAGATGGTGATGTCCCGGCATGTCCACAGGCTCTCGGGAGAGGACGTCCCTGATACCTACGAATTCAGGGTTATCGGCTCCAATGGACAAATTTACTGGGTAGTCGTGCACGCTACGAGGATCCAGTGGAAAGAAAGACCCGCCCTTCTCATACTGCTCGACGACGTGACCGCCCGGAAACAGGCAGAAGAGGAACTCCTGGCCTCGAACGAACAACTGGCAGCTGCAAACGAGGAATTGAAACACCAGTTCCATCTCCTTTCCCAGAAGAACGAGGAACTTCACGGAGCGTACGAACAGCTCGCTGCGGCCGAGGAGGAACTCCGGCAGAATTACGACGAGCTCGCCCAGAACCAGAAACTGCTCACGGAGAGCGAGGGGAGGTTCCGGCGGATAATCGAGACCGCATTCGAAGGCGTCTGGCAGATGGACGACCAGCTCCGCACCACGTTTGTCAACAGCAGAATGGCGGAGATGCTCGGGTATACCCCCGAAGAGATGCTCGGGAGGAAGATCACCGCCTTCATGCCGGAAGAAGAACTCCCCGGCCACGAAGCCCTGATAGAGCGAAGGCACAGGGGCAACGGTGACCATTACGAACGGCGCCTCATCCGGAAGGATGGCAGGGTGATCTGGACACTGGTATCGGCAACCGCGGTTACGGACCGGGATGGGCGGTTCCTCGGTTCGTTCGCCATGCTCTCGGACATCACCGACCGGAAGAAGGCCGAGGAGGAACTGCGCGAGAGCAGGGAACGGCTGGAGAACATCATCGATTTCCTCCCGGACGCAACGTTCGTGATCGACCCCGGGGGCAGGGTGATAGCCTGGAACAGGGCCATCGAGGAGATGACCGGGATCAAGGCGGAAGATATCCTCGGCAAAGGGAATTACGAATATGCACTTCCCTTCTACCGGGAACGCCGGCCGATACTCGTCGACCTTGTCTTAAAAGACGACCCGGACGTGGCGGCACAGTATCCTTTCATCATCCAGGACGGGGAGAAGCTGATCTCCGAAGTCACCCTCCCCCAGTTCCATGAAGGAAAGGGGGGTCATTTCTGGTTCACCTCGACTCCCCTGTATGATACGAATGGCTCGATCGCCGGGGCTATAGAATCCATCCGGGACATCACCGACCGGAAACAGGCGGAGGACGAGCTGCAGCGGGAGACGTACGAACTGGGGGCTGCATACGAGGAACTCGCCGCATCGGAAGAGGAACTGGCCCAGAGCTTCGACGAGATGCAAAAGAGTCATGCGAGGCTCGAGCGGAGCGAGAGAAGGTTCCGGCAGCTCTTCGAGGCGATGTTCGAGGGGGTTGCGCTCCACGAAATCGTGTATGACAAGGACGGGGCCCCGTCCGACTATCGAATCCTCGCGGTAAATCCCTCGTTCGAGAGAATTTTAGGCATCGGACGTGAAAGTGTCCGCGGTAAAACCAGCAGGGCTGTATATGGAATGGCAGAGCCTCCCTTTCTCGATATTTACGCCCGGGTGGTGGAATCCGGGGTGCCGGAATCATTCGAAACCTATGTCCCGGGGATGGACAAATATTTCCGGATATCTGTATATTCCCCGCATATCCACCAGTTTGTCACGATCTTCGAGGACATCACCGACCGGAAAACCGCCGAGATAGCCCTCACCGAGGCTCGGGATCAGGTGAACGCCACGCACCGGCTCGCCCACATCGGGGTATTTTCGTGGAATGCTGAAAAGGACATCATTACGTGGTCGCCCGAACTCTATCGTATCCTGGGAAGAGACCCGGCCTGTCCCATTCCCTCGTTCCAGGGACTGGAACCGTGCTTTACCCCCGCGAGCTGGAAGGATCTCAAGGCCGTATCTTTGCGGACACTGGACCAGGGAGAACCGATCGACATAGAACTGGAGATTGTCCGCCCCGATGGGACAATCTGCCTGACGCATACCATCGGCGGTCCGATCCGCGACAGTTCGGGAAGAATTACCGGCATCCACGGAACGGTCCAGGACACGACACGGCGCAGACAGGCGGAGAATGAACTTCGTGAACGGGAGCGGTTCCTCTCTACGCTGATCAGCAACCTCCCCGGCTTTGCCTACCGGTGCAGGAATGACCGGGACTGGACGATGGAGTTCATCAGCGACGGGTGCGAGGCGGTCACCGGGTATTCACCGGTGGACTTCATCGGAAACGCCACCCTGGCATTCAACGACATCATTCATCCGGAGTACCGGGACAAGCTCTGGGATACCTGGCAGGAAGATCTCGAACACAGGACTGTCTTTGAGGAAGAATACCCCATAATAACCCGTGACGGGAATATCCGCTGGGTGTGGGAGCGGGGACGCGGGGTATTTTCCGGGGACGGGACGCTGCTCTTCCTCGAAGGGTTCATCACCGATATCACCGGGCGCAAGCAGGCGGAGGAGGCGCTCAGGCAGGCATACCGTCAATTGAAGATCCTCACCGGCATCACCCGCCACGATATCCTCAACAGCATCATGGTCGCCGAGGGTTACCTCCAGATCATGGAAGGGTCGGACGGCGCCAGACAGGGAGAGTGCTGCAAAAAGGTCCACCAGTCCATCAGGAAGATCCAGCGGCAGATCGAGTTCACCCGGGAATACGAGGACCTCGGGTCGAACGAACCGATCTGGCACCCGCTCCCTGCAATCCTCCGTGACATGGATATCCCTGACGCGATGAATCCGCAGATCGATGTCGCCGGGGTGGAGATCCTTGCCGACCCTGCACTCCCGAAGGTCTTCGAGAACCTTCTCGACAACACGCTCCGTCACGGGGGGAAGAAGGTCTCCGGGGTCCGGGTCACCTGCGAGGTCTGTGAGGACGAGCTTCTGGTCACCTGGGAGGACGACGGGGTCGGTGTCCCGGAGGATGAGAAAGAAAGGATATTCGACCGCGGTTACGGGAAAAATACCGGTCTCGGGCTGTTCCTGGCCCAGGAGGTCCTTGGAGTGACAGGGATCGGGATCAATGAGAAAGGAATCCCCGGGGATGGAGCCCGGTTCGTGATCCGGGTGCCGAGAGGCGGGTACCGCTTCACTACAGGTTCAGGCAGGGATTAG